Genomic DNA from Oncorhynchus clarkii lewisi isolate Uvic-CL-2024 chromosome 28, UVic_Ocla_1.0, whole genome shotgun sequence:
accttggatcactgctattctaacttccgcaacgcatataaggccccgccccgccctcctttcggaaaagctgaccacgactccattttgttgatccctgcctacagacagaaactaaaacaagaagctcccgcgctgaggtctgttcaacgctggtccgaccaatctgattccacactccaagactgcttccatcacgtggactgggatatgtttcgtattgcgtcagacaacaacattgacgaatacgctgattcggtgagcgagttcattagaacgtgcgttgaagatgtcgttcccatagcaacgattaaaacattcccaaaccagaaaccgtggattgatggcagcattcgcgtgaaactgaaagcccgaaccactgcttttaatcagggcaaggtgaccggaaacatgaccgaatacaaacagtgttactattccctccacaaggcaatcaaacaagctaagagtcgtagaatctcaattcaacggctcagacacaagaggtatgtggcagggtctacagtcaatcacggattacaaaaagaaaaccagccccatcacggaccaggatgtcttgctcccagactaaataacttttttgcacgctttgaggaaaatacagtgccattgacacggcccgcaactaaaacatgcggactctccttcactgcagccgacgtgaggaaaacttttaaacgtgtcaacccttgcaaggctgcaggcccagacggcatccccagccgcgccctcagagcatgcgcagaccagctggttggtgtgtttacggacatattcaatcaatccctatcccagtctgttgttcccacatgcttcaagagggccaccattgttcctgttcccaagaaagctaaggtaactgagctaaacgtctaccgccccgtagcactcactttcgtcatcatgaagtgctttaagagactagtcaaggaccatatcacctccaccctacctgacaccctagacccactccaatttgcttaccgctcaaataggtccacagaagatgcaatctcaaccacactgcacactgccctaacccatctggacaagaggaatacctatgtgagaatgctgttcatcgactacagctcggcatttaacaccatagtgccctccaagctcgagaccctgggtctcgaccccgccctgtgcaactgggtactggacttactgacgggccgcccccaggtggtgagggtaggcaacaacatttccaacccgctgatcctcaacactggggcccacaagggtgcgttctgagccctctcctgtactccctgttcacccacgactgcgtggccacgcacgcctccaacacaatcatcaagtttgcggacgacacaacagtggtaggcttgattaccaacaacgacgagacggcctacagggaggaggtgagggccctcggagtgtggtgtcaggaaaataacctcacactcaacgtcaacaaaactaaggagatgattgtggacttcaggaaacagcagagggaacacccccctatccacattgatggaacagtagtggagagggtagtaagttttaaattcctcggcgtacacatcacagacaaactgaattggtccacccacacagacagcatcgtgaagaaggcgcagcagcgcctcttcaacctcaggaggctgaagaaattcggcttgtcaccaaaagcactcacaaacttctacagatgcacaatcgagagcatcctgtcgggctgtatcaccgcctggtacggcaactctccgcccacaaccgtaaggctctccagagggtagtgaggtctgcacaacacatcaccgggggcaaactacctgccctccaggacacctacaccacccgatgtcacaggaaggccataaagatcatcaaggacaacaaccacccaagccactgcctgttcaccccgctatcgtccagaaggcgaggtcagtacaggtgcatcaaaccagaccgagagactgaaaaacagcttctatctcaagaccatcagactgttaaacagccaccactaacattgagtggctgctgccaacacaccgactcaactccagccactttaataatgggaattgatgggaaatgatgtatcactagccactttaaacaatgctacctaatataatgtttacataccctacattattcatctcatatgtatatactgtactctatatcatctactgcatctttatgtaatacatgtatcactagccactttaactatgccactttgtttacatactcatctcatatgtatatactgcactcaataccatctactgtatcttgcctatgccgctctgtaccatcactcattcatatatctttatgtacatattctttatccccttacacttgtgtctataaggtagtagttttggaattgttagctagattacttgttggttattactgcattgtcggaactagaagcacaagcatttcgctacactcacattaacatctgctaaccatgtgtatgtgacaaatacaatttgatttgattttagaaaTAGCatctaaaccaggtgatgtcactgcgTGTGTGAGGGGTGGAACTAAATTGTTAGCCGAGGCACGTTGAGCagtgctagaggctctacagtgaaataaaacaatagttaCAAACCAGAACAGCAATCGACACAGCATGGTGACTTTAGGGAAAGGCATGCGTAGCCGGGTGATCACACAATATCTCTCATGACACCACAGGAtcatgtaggggttagggtcccgAAGACCCTCCCCATTATTGATTAATGGGACCTTAAGATTCATATGTTTTGCTGCAAGCCTTATAATGGATACTGTTGCTATGTGTCTAAAACGCGGCCACTATATGTTGCACAAGCATCTATATTAGTATTTGTGGTTAAGCCCTGGCTGTTGCAAGAGTGTGCTTGCTGGCCAGGTATGAGGTAGACCGAAACTAGATGAAGAGAAGTAACCAGTGTCTAGTTTTTACATTTTGATAATGTGTGACAGTGGACAATGCTAATGAATTCAGAGAAGCTACTGTACTAGGTTACTTTATAAAGTAACCTCAGCTTGTTGCTGTATATGTTACGcccctgaaaacaggggagaaataatcacgagtgATACGGTGTTGTTTTCTCAATTCAACTTTTAGTGCAATCATTTTACAAAAGTAACACATTACAAAACAGAAAAACCATTATACAAATAACACAGCAAAATATCTTATTAACAACGCACATGTTCATTCACAATCGACATAAAATGGCAGCTACTCTCAGTACGATGCTATTCTTCGCTACAACCGAGCAGGGATCATATTACTCTCTTCAAACTTAACTCTAACTTCCTCAATATGTTACTAAGACACACCTTAAACACTCTTGACATGTTAGCGAGTTATTACATTTAAATTACTATTTTTTATCATCAATAACGTACCTGAAAACAGGGGAAAAATAATCACGAGAGGGATACGGTGTTGTTTTCTCGATTCAAATTTCAGTGCAATGAGAAAAAACCCACGATTTCCCCAGGAATGTgggtggagaccagagcaatCGATCTCCGGCTCATAGATTAAGAGCATTTGGTAGATCACAGATGAACACTtttaggcaccacaaaataaagtaatcaatataacgTTTACACATTACTCTCACAATTCATACCCTTTGTACGCTTGACGGATTTTAACTTAAAGACAATTACATGAATGTTATCCatctctatcaactaatactGAATGCATGATCTTTTTAACCTTATATGTTTTAAGATCCTCACATACTATGAACTTactaatactttttaatgtataacaggctatgaatatttcctttaacctGTCACATATACAAACATTGACGTTGGTGATCACACCACCAGGGAGTGATCACATGTATAAAATCAGCTGTGCCTTTAGGTGGGTTGCAGAACTTACTCTGAAACATACATGATGTATTTCCATTGtgaacttctgtctgcaattgcattactTAATGTTTGATTGATTTACTTAAAGAAGTTATTGTCTGACTGCTGATTTCAACAATaagccaatgattgacaaggaacaaggaaccTACCCCGACAAGCATATGACGGATTGTAAAATAGGGCAGGGTTACACCTGTGTTGTGATAGCTAAGCTAGGTAGCTGGGTTGGATATTGAATCACTACAAGGCTGCCTACTAGACCAGTTTGGATGTCGTCTTTATTGACTTGTCACCTCACCACCACGAACCACACATACATTACacatatttggctaaggtgtatgtacatttccaacttcaactgtaccttgTCAGTTTCAACTTTCTAACACAAATCCAAAGTCTCCCAACCATGAGCAGAAATGACATTCTACGTGTATTTAATGTAGAGATCAACAGTCTGGAGAGTCTGGAAAACAGCTGGGGACACGTACCTGGTCTGGCACTTCTTCTGGCAATTGTTTTGTCCTTTACACATCCCCAGACCTTATTTAAGAAACAACAAACAACAGAAACAACAAACAACAGAAGCAACAAACAGTCAATACAAATGCAGCAGGCAGCCtggtggttaagagcattgggccagcaaCCCAGTAAGGTTACTTGTTCGAATCCCCAGGCCGTaaaggtggaaaaatattttgttctgcatatgagcaaggcaattaacccccaacaactgctccctgAGCACCGATGGCGTGGATTCAGAGGGTTTGGATTAAATGTGGAATATACATCAAGTTGAAttcattcagttgtgcaactggctaggtatcccccctttccgtACAAAGATCTCCAGCCCATGATACATCATAAagagaaaaataaaatgtaatgtaCTGAATGATTTGTCATGAGGACAGGTCAAGCCATCCACCCACACCAACAACATGTTTGTCATGAGGACAGGTCAAGCCATCCACCCACACCAAGCCATCCCCTCAAAATAGCAAAGAAAGAGGAACAGAAGGGATTTTTGGGAACAGATTCTCATTTACACAGATGAGCAATTAAAATAAACCAAATTAAAAGCAGGGTACATAAATGTTAAACATTAACAAAAGCAGTTACACAAGCAGTTATAAATGAGAATATCAacgtcatatatcatgttatcagGTGAGCTCACCACTGGACAAGTCTCTCCCAGGGTGGAGTGCGTACCTTTTCACCCCCAGATTTCTCCATCATGAATCTGACCTGGACCCCAGGAGACATGGTCATACTAGACTTGTACACATAGATGTCATACCCAGGTATATCAGCCTGATGTGAGCCTTTTTCCTCAGAGAAATGTACAGCCCATTGCCATTGGTAGGTATTATACTCCTGGGTGTCTTTGCCGTCTGAAGAGTAGAACCCAACCCATGAGTTATGAAACGTTTTCTTCCAGGCAGTGAAGGATTTCTTTACATACAGACGAGCGCAGGCCTTTCCATCCTTTACGAAGAGCTGCAGACTGGCGTCATGTCCGTTAATATCCACAGGAATCTCCCAGTTGGCATCGTGAAACTCAGAACCTCTCCAGATCTCCTCTCCAGTTGGAGACCCAAACCCCAAGTAATTCCACCATGATTTTACCTCCTTATGGAGCCAGACCTGGAGACCAGGGTTAAGGGGTACTGAGGTGTTATAGCTCCCAGAGGCTTGGCCCCTGACTGACGATCTGTCTAGCTCGCTCTTACTGTCACTGTTATTGTTCGCATGAAGAACCACCATTAAACCCTGGTCTAATAGCCTCTTAGGGATCCCACTCCAGATGATCCTAGCTTTTCCTCTATCTGTGGTTTTCACCTCAAGCTTAATCAATGCATTATCTTTATCCTCCATGTCACTCTGGGGAAGAGATGTTAAACAAAACGCTTGCTCCTTAAATAAGGTTTTGGGACGTGTAAAGTGCAGAAGTCCAGAAGAAGTGCCAGACCAGGTGTGTGTCCCCAAATATTTTCCAGCTGCTCCAGAATGTTGTGGTTGATCTCTACATTATATGTTTGTGGAATAACATTTTGGTCAATGGTTGCGAGACATTGGATTTGTCTAAGGAGGCTGACATTGACACAGTATGTATTGGCTGGATCATAGCCACTTCCTCTGTTTTCATTTGGTGGATAGTGCTGTGTGACATAGACCTCATCTACTATGAACTGATTGGACCCATCCTTCCTAACTCTGAGTATGACCCTGTCGCTGTTGTTCTCAGGTCCCCTTGAGTTGTAGAATCTTTGAGTTACATAATCAGGAAGTGCCAAagcattgttgttgttattgtgaacAAGGTTCCCTAGTGAGTAGTAATTTCCACATTGATGGGGCAGAATAGGTAATGGATCGGGATTATCAGCGTTTCCACAGAAATGAAAGCCATAGTCTCTCCTGGTTGGGTTGAAATTGAGTCACATGTTGTCGTTGTTGTCAATGTGAATGTTGTTGGCTAGCCAGTGGAGCAGCATGAGGCCGTGTCGAGGAAAGGTGTGACCAAACTGTATGCCCTTGAGATCATCTATTGAACTAAGGGTTCCTCTGACAGCGCATACtgaggtcagagacagacacaagaTGAAACAACCCAGGATGCCCCTTCCAATCATGGCCAGCCTGTGACAAAATAAATACTGTGTCAACATTTacacatttattaaataaattaataaacaaataaataaatacatctaaCTTATTTCTAGTGCTCAGCAATACATTAAAAGTTTTAGGAGCTCCCCCACCCCCAAAACATCAGAAAATATCTGACAAACTTTCATTTTGAAGTTAACTGTCACTATATCGGACTTTTGTCCCAATAATGTAATATGAGTTAATAAGTCCTCACATTACACTGCATGTATAGTCTGTATCTGTAGCTTATTTCTTGTGGTTGGCAATAGGTTTAACGTTTTAGGACTCCAAAAAAACGCTTGGTCTGAAAATGTTAGCACTAAAAATGTCAAAATTAGGATGTAATAAGTCCTCacatcaaaataaatcaaatttgtTCCAATAAAACATCTCACTCACCTTCTTGTGCAGTCTACCACCAGAATCTAGTCTTGACTGTGTTTCTCTCTTTTCTGTCAACAGATCCCAGGATTGAAACTGACTAACAGGTGCTTCTTGTAGCCTACATACACATAACCAGTACACAGGGCAGATACAAAACAAGGGTTAGAAAAACTGAGTTTTATAAAGGCTGATCTATGACGTCATGAAAGCCATGCTTCTCGTAGTAGGGATGTgcaatatggtgttgaatgctgagctatagtcaatgaacagcattctgacatttattcctcttgtctagatgggatagggcagagtgcagtgtgatggcaattgcatcgtctctggatctattggggcggtaagcaaattgaagtgggtcaaGAGTGACAGGTAagttagaggtgatatgatccttgactggtCTCTGAAAGCACTTCATGCTGACaaaggtgagtgctacggggtgatagtcatttagttcagttacctttgctttcttgggtacagaaacaatgatggccatcttgaagcatgtgggtacagcagactgggatattgagagattgaatatgtctgtaaatacACCAaacagctggtctgcacatgctctgaggacgcggctagggatgctgtctgggccggcagccttcccagggttaacacgcttaaatatTTGACTTATATCGGCCACAGagaggacttgagttcctgtatgttataaCAATTACACCATACATCCCCGCTCTTCTTCTTTCCGGAGAGATATTTGTTCCTGTCAGTGTGATGAACTGAGAATCCAGATGGCTGGACTGACTCCGatagtatatcccgagagagccatgtttccgtgaaacagagtatattacaatccctgatgtctctctggaaagaaaccCTTACCCTGATCTCATCAACtttgttatctagagactggacattagtgagtaatatactcggaagcggtgagTGGTGTGTGCGCCTCCTAAGTCTGACTAGATGACCGCTCCGAATTCCTCTTCTCCGCAGGTGTTGTTTtggggtcggcctctggaatcattTCAATTGCCGTGGATTGTGCAAACAATGGATCAGCTTTGGGAAGTCGTATTCCAGGTCATAATGCTGGTGAGTTCTTCaaaggctgtatgtaataacacataacATTTTCTGGGCCAATAATgcaagaaataatacataaaaaaaatgaaatactgcaaagttttctAAGAACTAGAAGCGAGGCATCCGTCTCTGTCGGCTCCGTCTTGTCTACatatggtgaagacatcaaaactaggaaataacacatggaatcatgcaataaccaaaaaagtgttaaacaaatcaaaaatatttatatattgagattcttcaaacagccaccctttgtcttgatgacagcattgcacactcttggcattctctcaaccagctttgtctggaatgcttttccaacatatgatgtagtttccacatatgctgagcacttgttggctgcttttccttcactctgcggtcagaCTCAtcaaaaaccatctcaattgggtcgaggatgggggattgtggaggccaggtcatctgatgcagcactccatcactctccttcttggtcaaatagcccttacacagcctggagttgagTTGGATCATAGTCCTGCATAGTCCtgctgaaaaataaatgatagtcccactaagcccataCCAGATGGGTTggggtatcgctgcagaatgctgtggtagccatgctgattaagtgtaccttgaattctaaatgaatcacagactgtcaccagcaaagcaccctcacaccataacacctcctcctccatgctttacagtgggaaatatacatgtggagatcatccgtgcacacacaccgcgtctcacaacgacacagcggttggaaccaaaaatctctgaTTTGGACTCCAGACAAAATGAtcaatttccaccggtctaatgtccattgatcatttctcttgtcccaagcaagtctcttcttattattggtgtcctttagtagtggtttctttgcagcaattcaaccatgaaggcctgattcacacagtctcctctgaacagttgacatgtgtctgatacttgaactctgtgaaaaatttattttggctgcaatttctgaggctggtaactctaatgaacttatcctctgcagcagaggtaactctggaacttcccttcctgtggcagtcctcatgagagccagtttcatcatagcgctttatggtatttgcgactgcaattgaagaaactttTTCCAGTTTGACtaaccttcatatcttaaagtaatgatggactgtcatttctctttgcttatttgagctgttcttgccataatatggacttggtcttttaccaaatagggctatcttctgtatacccccataccttgtcacaacacaactgattggctcaaatgaattaagaaggaaagaaattccacaaattaacttttaagaagacacacacacacacacacacacacacacacacacacacacacacacacacacacacacacacacacacacacacacacacacacacacacacacacacacacacagggaatttAGGTCACACACTGACATTTCAGCGTCATGGGGTCTGAAACACATAGTATGGTCGGTCATGTTACGTGATTAATTTCAAATCAGTATTCATATTTAACTGAGATGCAGCATGTCATTTACATAACTTAATGAATAATGagattattgttgttgttgacagaacATCTTCTGTTCTCAGTAGAACAACACATACTCCAGGTGTGAATATATCTCATTCACTTTATCTAATCTAACCAATGCCTTATATCAGGGTCATATTATATTATTGTAACCTAGATTCAATAATAACAGTTATTGAGTAATTTATGTCACttatctacagatgtaggatcttaatttgcgCCAATTTGCgaaagcaggaaaataatcctgcaacaacaggaaatGGGATTTATTACGTGAATTATAATTGTTAAAAATGTGGGGTTCAATACATTTTTCGTAAATgaaaacttcagaagcctttttaatcCTCAACTACAATACAAGTTTTAAATGTCTTGCAtagcaggaaagttctcctgcaacagggtgatcaaatcaAGATTCTATATTTGTAGCAACTGCTACTGATTGCTGGTCATAAGACAGTCTGAACATGGTGAGAAAGACTAAAGTTACATTTGACAGAAATATAATGAGTGACCAAGTAACGGCAAATATGCACCTTTTTATGACTGCATTTGCATTACTTTATCATGTGTGTACAGGAGTGTACGCCGTGTGTGAACATTAACAAAGCACCTTAGAGtcagcaggaagcctagtggttggagcgttgggccagtaaccgaaaggttgctagattgaatccctgagctgactaggtaaaaatctgtcgttctgcccatgaacaaggcagttaacccactgttcctaggccgtcattgtaaataagaatttgttcctaactgagttgtctagttaaataaacagTTTCAATCTAGAGTGCTGTTGATACAGGAGAAAAACTGACAGAAGACTAGAAGACTACATCATAGTGGTACATGCAAAGGTGTGTGATGTTCTGTGTTTGGGATggtactctgaaaatatagtttaccaagctaccaatcaCTTCACACTGaagctacccttaagaaaaatatattttacttaaCTAAAGTTATTTTGAAAACATAGTTCACTGCATccaaatctgaaatgtcattgaATATAAATTGCAGAAAGAGATTactctggagtcagatgttaacagaatgttTCATTTAGCATATTAAACACAAATAGTGAGAATTAGGCACAGAGTATTTAATGTGATGATTAGGTAGATCTGATGCCAAAAAATAAAGTACATTCATGCCTACTTCAGAGATATTTTCTATTATATATTGCAaaaaaagtagtgtgtagttccagtagatagctacactgctacatggAAAAAGAGTTATGAACTACTGAAAACACACCCAAGATTAGAATTCAGTTCAACTACCAcaaagctactgcaaaatgtagttaaattactagttgaactacagtTCACTACTCCTCAACACCGGGCAGTTTAATTAATAACATTATATTTGAACTacagttcactactccccaacaccaGGCAGTTTAATTAATAACAACTACTTAGACTTATTTTTATTTGGAGACATTATATACAATATTACAGGATTGATAGTTTCCATGTTCATTTGGAAAGTTTGTCAAATATGTTCAGACATTtgcagacctcaaaagtggtctaaTGGGTTCTCCTTCCATTGTCCTGTCTTTTCCTATCTTTATCAGGTGTTGACAAGTTTTACCATCATGTTTCCAAACACTAGAAATAAGTAACATAACTCATTCTAAGTCAAATTGTGTGTGTGCTGTtctctgtaaaacattttttttatcaaaGATGCAACCATTGTTATTTTACATTTTTCTTAGTTTGGCCATGGGTGGAAAGGGCTTCAAGTGTTGTTTCATTGTTTTAATGTCCCTGAATGCATTATGTGCTATCAAAGGAACGCTTAACTCAATAGATGATCTCCAGGACATGAACTTTGGCCGCTTTGGCCAGACCTGTCCAAGACTTGACCTGATGCTGCTCCACTAGCTAGTCAACAACATGAACATTGACAACAATGACAACAATTTCAATCCAACCAGGGGAAACTTTAGCTTTAATTTCTATGGAAATACTGACAGACACCCTCCGTTACCTATATTGTCCTCGGAGAGCAGAAGTTACTACTCACAAGGGAATCTCAATACCAATACACCTAATGCCAGAGCACTTCCTAGTAGGCCTAATGTTAGAGCACTTCCTATTAGGCCTAATGTTAGAGCACTTCCTAGTAGGCCTAATGTTAGAGCACTTCCTAGTATACCTAATGTTAGAGCACTTCCTATTAGGCCTAATGTTAGAGCACTTCCTAGTAGGCCTAATGTTAGAGCACTTCCTAGTAGGCCTAATGTTAGAGCACTTCCTAGTAGGCCTAATGTTAGAGCATTTCCTAGTAGGCCTAATGTTAGAGCACTTCCTAGTAGGCCTAATGTTAGAGCACTTCCTAGTAGGCCTAATGTTAGAGCATTT
This window encodes:
- the LOC139387315 gene encoding uncharacterized protein, encoding MEDKDNALIKLEVKTTDRGKARIIWSGIPKRLLDQGLMVVLHANNNSDSKSELDRSSVRGQASGSYNTSVPLNPGLQVWLHKEVKSWWNYLGFGSPTGEEIWRGSEFHDANWEIPVDINGHDASLQLFVKDGKACARLYVKKSFTAWKKTFHNSWVGFYSSDGKDTQEYNTYQWQWAVHFSEEKGSHQADIPGYDIYVYKSSMTMSPGVQVRFMMEKSGGEKVRTPPWERLVQW